From the genome of Pseudophryne corroboree isolate aPseCor3 chromosome 9, aPseCor3.hap2, whole genome shotgun sequence:
AATTTCTGGATTCCCATTACACAGTAGAAGCTTCATCCATTTGCATATGCAGGTTATATAATTTCCATTTGTCTGGAAAATGTACATATATTAATATCACTTcataacagaaaaaaatattataAGATAAAACCTCTGAATAATGTTAGGGGACCTTATAGAAAAGAGAATATATTTCTAGCTTTAAAACCTGTTCATAGTTTTTACACATCAGCATCATACAAGGAATAAAAAGTTCCACTGCTGTAGTGTTCCATCCCCATCGTCCGGTGACGATTAGCTCAAGTACTCGGCTGCCAAGAACAAAGCACATCCTGCCCCTGAGATCACATGGTCTGCGCCATGTTATCGCCGCTGATTATAAAAATGTCACATCGTCCTGAGATTGCACCCAGCGCCAGTGAGCATCGTACTCCAGGTGGACCTTGCTGGGCAACTTCACCTTGTCCAAGTCCACCCTCCCATTCTGGCAAGACTTCATTTTAGGCTTTGTCTCTGAAGGTCTGACCTCAACGCATGCCTCTGGCCCATGTTTTAAAGACCCATTCGGAATTGGACCTTGCGCGAGGCCATGCTGCCTGGACAACTTACTTTTGTCTGCGTTATTCAGCCCCATTGGGGTCATCGCCATATAATCTACTTGCTCCATCCTTGAAAATGCATCTTTGTCACCATCCGGGTCAGCAATGCTCAGCGGGAGCCCATGTCGATGTGGGGTGGAGGAACCAACAGGTTCACTGGTGCTCAGACTGTACTCGTCCATGTCGTCAGCCAGCGTGTCTAGGTAGCTGCCGATGGAAATACTGTCCAGTTTATCTGTGGGATCCTGCAGACTGTTCCAGCTACCGCGGCGCGAGGTCTCCTGGCTCTCAGCCAAACTGTACTGACTGCTGGTCAAACTGCTGCAACGGCTGGTCAAGGTCCCCTTCTCCTCCAGGATCCATTTCACAGCCTCAATTCCCTCGTTAACGGCCAGGAGCTGCTGAAGGATCTGAACATCGATGGCCCTCAGACAGGCCTGCAAATGGAAATATAGAATGTGAGCGGATATCAAAGACAACACCATGCAGACATTGATTTTTATATTTGTGTCAACTTTATGTCTATGTTATGCCTTATATTTGGTGACTAGAATCTTATAAGGTCCATTTTCTGTCATGTTCTTGTATATAAATAACTATTGTGCAGGTTTGCAATAACAGCACATGCCCTCATTCACCATTAATTTACACAAGAACATATAATAGAGCTTTGTTATAGGTCTCCAAACACAAAATGCATCGTTTGAAATGTTGTATTGTTTGATGTCATTAGGGGTCCGATAGGCCCCATTAGATGTTATAGCCAATTCAACCCTCCATACGTAGATTATAAGCAACCTACCGGCCAGGATAAAATCGCCAGAAAATCCACAACTCATATGTAATATATTTATTCACATTGTTATACAGAGAACTCAAAATGTACAATCGGTGTAATTCGGGCCATACATATAAGGCCTGATTCCCCATTCTGCCAATCAGCGGACATAGATGAACTGTGATCCATCGGGTAATCAGGAAAACGTTATATGCTAAAAATACCTGACTCACCGATTTCCATCATTTTTGGGTCAGAGTTGGCGAACCGAgggtttccaacatgttggatttccccgtTCTCCCGACACAGGGTTCAGGCGAATGGGGAATCGTCCCGATACCTGTCAGATGTATGGGACCTTTACATTTAATACAGCGAGTAaatggataaaaaaataaaaattgctctTACAAAGATAAaaatcactatggggtatattcaattgaagtcggatccattctgacattcatttgtcggaatggatcatacctgggctattcaatgacatctcaattagacttttaaaaagtcgaattgagatgcgggaggggagatggggagaggcgtgggcagacgggggagagcagcgctacagcagcgggttatatagccgctgctgtagcgctgctctcccccgtctgcccgcggctctcccccgtctcccccccagtCTCTCTGCTTCTCACCGTCCCTCCTCTCTacccctgcatcacagccgccgaggtctcgcttgctggagccgggtggacgctgctgtgagcagcaactgtgacatcctccagcgctgctcaccccgtccccgccttggctctccccgtccccgcctcggctctccccatctcacttcgactaTTTTCAAAGATGAATAGAGATGGTCGAAAAGGTTGGCAAAACCTGTCTGTTTTGGCccagttttcgacacaagcacgtggatcggcagctattccgccgattcacGTGCTTGTCGAAAATTTTGAGTTATACTgtttaggtcggaaccccttccgacctataaaaaactcgaaaactgacgtcttttcgacagacggctgctttcgacttcaattgaatatacccctataaacgTTAACAATGAGGGACCACCATGCTGTTATAACGGGATCCAGAAGGTGATGTTCCAGGTATGTCTACCAATAGTTAATCTACATTTGTCCAGCATTAAGAGTA
Proteins encoded in this window:
- the LURAP1 gene encoding leucine rich adaptor protein 1, which translates into the protein MDPPAAAKGEAPPDLRDLETKVGRKTPEGLLRWMREDPVLRVGESAGQLLMGNQGLGDKIEALKLELACLRAIDVQILQQLLAVNEGIEAVKWILEEKGTLTSRCSSLTSSQYSLAESQETSRRGSWNSLQDPTDKLDSISIGSYLDTLADDMDEYSLSTSEPVGSSTPHRHGLPLSIADPDGDKDAFSRMEQVDYMAMTPMGLNNADKSKLSRQHGLAQGPIPNGSLKHGPEACVEVRPSETKPKMKSCQNGRVDLDKVKLPSKVHLEYDAHWRWVQSQDDVTFL